Proteins found in one Mustela lutreola isolate mMusLut2 chromosome 10, mMusLut2.pri, whole genome shotgun sequence genomic segment:
- the C1QB gene encoding complement C1q subcomponent subunit B, whose translation MTAPRGCVLVLLLLLSLSGASWAQSSCTGHAAIPGIPGIPGAPGSNGKPGTPGTKGEKGLPGLAGDHGEFGEKGDPGMPGKPGKVGPKGPIGPKGSPGPPGPRGPKGESGDYRATQKIAFSATRTINSVLRREQPIRFDHVITNENRNYEPRSGKFTCTVPGIYYFAYHASSRGNLCVNLIRGRERMEKVVTFCDYAQNTFQVTTGGVVLKLSEGENVFLQATDKNALLGLEGANSIFSGFLLFPDAEV comes from the exons ATGACGGCCCCGAGGGGCTGCGttctggtgctgctgctgctcctgagTCTGTCGGGCGCCTCCTGGGCCCAGAGCAGCTGTACTGGACACGCGGCCATCCCTGGCATCCCGGGCATCCCTGGTGCACCAGGCTCTAACGGCAAACCTGGGACCccagggacaaagggagagaaag GGCTGCCAGGGCTGGCTGGAGACCATGGCGAGTTTGGGGAGAAGGGagacccagggatgcctgggaaaCCAGGCAAAGTAGGCCCCAAGGGCCCCATTGGTCCCAAAGGTTCCCCAGGCCCCCCCGGACCCCGTGGCCCCAAGGGCGAGTCAGGGGACTATAGGGCCACACAGAAAATCGCCTTCTCTGCCACGAGGACCATCAACAGCGTCCTGCGGCGGGAGCAGCCCATCCGCTTCGACCACGTGATCACCAACGAGAACCGCAACTACGAACCCCGCAGCGGCAAGTTCACCTGCACCGTGCCCGGCATCTACTACTTCGCCTACCACGCCAGCTCGCGAGGGAACCTGTGCGTGAACCTCATCCGGGGCCGGGAGCGCATGGAGAAGGTGGTCACCTTCTGCGACTACGCCCAGAACACCTTCCAGGTCACCACGGGCGGTGTGGTCCTCAAGCTGAGCGAGGGGGAGAACGTGTTTCTGCAGGCCACAGACAAGAACGCCCTGCTGGGCTTGGAAGGTGCCAATAGCATCTTCTCTGGGTTCTTGCTCTTCCCAGACGCAGAGGTGTGA
- the C1QC gene encoding complement C1q subcomponent subunit C, translating to MDMGSSSRPHLGLNLLLLLLVLPLGGQASTGCYGIPGMPGLPGAPGKDGYDGLPGPKGEPGIPAIPGTRGPKGQKGEPGTPGFPGKNGPMGTSGIPGVPGLMGPPGEPGEEGRYKQKHQSVFTVTRQTAEYPRPNSLVKFNTVITNPQGDYDTSTGKFTCKVPGLYYFVYHTSQTANLCVHLYRSGTKVTTFCDHMSNSKQVSSGSVLLRLQVGEQVWLAVNDYNGMVGTEGSDSVFSGFLLFPD from the exons ATGGACATGGGGTCCAGTTCCCGGCCCCACCTCGGACTAAACCTGTTGCTGCTCCTGCTGGTGCTGCCACTTGGGGGCCAGGCCAGCACAGGCTGCTACGGGATCCCCGGGATGCCGGGCCTACCAGGGGCCCCCGGGAAGGACGGCTACGATGGACTGCCGGGGCCCAAGGGTGAGCCAG GAATCCCAGCTATCCCGGGAACACGAGGACCCAAGGGTCAGAAGGGAGAACCCGGCACACCTGGCTTTCCTGGGAAAAATGGCCCCATGGGAACCTCTGGGATTCCCGGGGTTCCCGGCCTCATGGGACCCCCAGGGGAGCCGGGCGAGGAGGGTAGATACAAGCAGAAGCACCAGTCCGTGTTCACAGTCACACGGCAGACGGCTGAGTACCCCAGGCCCAACAGCCTGGTCAAGTTCAACACAGTCATCACCAATCCACAGGGGGATTACGACACGAGCACCGGCAAGTTCACCTGCAAAGTCCCGGGGCTTTACTACTTTGTGTACCACACGTCGCAGACGGCCAACCTGTGCGTGCACCTGTACCGCAGTGGTACCAAGGTGACCACCTTCTGTGACCACATGTCCAACAGCAAGCAGGTCAGCTCGGGCAGCGTGCTGCTGCGGCTGCAGGTAGGGGAGCAGGTATGGCTGGCAGTCAATGACTACAACGGCATGGTGGGCACCGAAGGCTCCGACAGCGTCTTCTCCGGCTTCCTGCTCTTTCCCGACTAG